The following proteins are encoded in a genomic region of Cryptomeria japonica chromosome 11, Sugi_1.0, whole genome shotgun sequence:
- the LOC131071097 gene encoding pentatricopeptide repeat-containing protein At3g24000, mitochondrial-like, producing MSVLSSTNLKLTALGREGRLKEALHILLTSYDPPRDTSTYLQLLEACNIKNALSQGKQIHSLIINWGFAFAKCRFFQTKLVNMYVKCGRLVDARKEFDDMTERDGFSWNAIIAAYRRHGYPHEALTLFHQMQRTGVQPDRFTFATILPACAKIRALEQGMDMHGSIIERGILSDVVVVNALVDMYAKCGSINKARELFDKIPHKNEVSWNAMIAGYTQNGDLDEALRLFNKMPRPDIVSWNAMVTGYVQNGLVEKALDAFKQMHLADLKPNSTTFSSILSACAEMGGLEQGIKIHQFIIESGFLSEVVVVNALIDMYVKCGSIPKARQLFDKMPQRDVVTWTAMIAGYAQSGFLEKALENFKQMQSAGFKPDSTTFASILPACSKLGGLEQGMDIHKSIIENGYLSDVVLASILVDMYAKCGSIKKASMIFDKMHQRNIVSWNTMIAGYAQNGFSEKALQTFKQVQSAGLKPDSTTFVSILPACAKLGSLEQGMDIHQSIIESEYLSDVIVVNALIDMYAKCGSIQKARKLFDKMPQRNVISWNAMVAGYAQNGFCIDALKLFEQMKQSGTYPDHVSFACVLFACSHAGLVDEGCKYFNSMSDCSCIMPTIDHYVRMVDVLCRAGYLEETLNFIIKMPIKPTVVVWTSLLGACRSHKNITLGEFTANLLLELDPNNPAIYVLLSNIYADVGRWGDVQMVRRLMKNGEIKKIPGCSWIEDQKILHAFCVGDRSHPQTQEIYAKLEKLSWEMKVEGYLQDSRHLQDDVEEEEKELFNYHHSEKLAIAFGLLNTPPGTTIRVVKNLRVCVDCHNATKFISKIVGRQIVVRDANRFHHFKQGQCSCGDYW from the coding sequence ATGTCGGTTCTTTCGAGTACCAATCTCAAACTGACGGCATTAGGCAGAGAGGGTCGATTGAAGGAGGCGCTGCACATCCTGCTTACTTCCTACGACCCCCCTCGAGACACTTCTACATATCTTCAACTATTGGAGGCCTGCAATATCAAGAATGCGCTTTCACAAGGTAAACAAATCCATTCTCTTATCATCAACTGGGGATTTGCATTTGCTAAATGCAGATTTTTTCAAACTAAGCTCGTCAACATGTATGTCAAGTGTGGAAGATTGGTTGATGCTCGTAAGGAGTTTGATGACATGACAGAACGAGATGGGTTCTCATGGAATGCGATCATTGCAGCTTACAGAAGGCATGGATATCCTCACGAGGCATTGACATTGTTTCACCAAATGCAACGAACAGGTGTTCAACCCGATCGGTTCACTTTTGCCACCAtactccctgcctgtgccaaaataaGAGCcctggaacagggtatggacatgcATGGAAGCATAATTGAAAGggggattttgtcagatgtagtAGTTGTAAATGCCctggtagatatgtatgcaaaatgtggaagcataaacaagGCACGCGAGCTGTTTGACAAAATACCCCATAAAAATGAGGTTTCCTGGAATGCGATGATTGCAGGATACACACAAAATGGTGATCTTGACGAGGCTTTAAGGCTTTTCAATAAAATGCCTCGACCGGATAtcgtctcatggaatgccatggtTACGGGATATGTACAAAATGGGTTGGTTGAAAAGGCCTTGGATGCTTTTAAACAAATGCACTTGGCAGATTTAAAGCCAAActccacaaccttttccagcatcctctcAGCCTGTGCCGAAATGGGAGGTTTAGAACAAGGTATTAAAATCCATCAATTCATAATCGAAAGTGGATTTTTATCAGAAGTCGTAGTTGTTAACGCCCTGATAgacatgtatgtaaaatgtggaagtATACCCAAGGCAcgtcaactgtttgacaaaatgcctcaacgaGATGTTGTTACGTGGAccgcaatgattgcaggatatgcacaaagtgGTTTTCTTGAAAAAGCCTtggaaaatttcaagcaaatgcaatcggcaggtttTAAGCcagattccacaacctttgccagcatcctcccagcCTGTTCCAAACTGGGAGGTTTAGAACAGGGCATGGATATCCATAAAAGCATAATTGAGAATGGATATTTGTCTGATGTCGTACTCGCAAGTatcttggtagacatgtatgcaaagtgTGGAAGCATAAAGAAGGCATCCATGATATTTGACAAAATGCATCAACGAAACATTGTCTCATGGAatactatgattgcaggatatgcacaaaatggttttTCTGAAAAGGCCTTGCAAACTTTTAAGCAAGTGCAATCAGCAGGTTTAAAGCCAGACTCCACAACCTTTGTCAGCATCCTCCCGGCCTGTGCCAAACTAGGATCCttagaacagggtatggacatccatcaaagcataattgaaaGCGAATATTTGTCAGATGTCATAGTTGTAAACGctctgatagacatgtatgcaaaatgtggaagcattcaGAAGGCACGTAaattatttgacaaaatgcctcagagAAATGttatctcatggaatgccatggtGGCAGGATACGCACAAAATGGCTTTTGCATTGATGCTCTCAAACTCTTTGAACAAATGAAACAATCTGGAACATATCCTGATCATGTAAGTTTTGCTTGTGTTTTATTTGCATGCAGCCATGCAGGTTTAGTAGATGAGGGATGTAAATATTTCAATAGCATGAGTGACTGTTCTTGCATTATGCCTACAATTGATCATTATGTGCGCATGGTTGATGTCCTTTGTCGTGCTGGCTATCTTGAGGAAACTCTAAACtttatcatcaaaatgccaattaaACCTACGGTGGTTGTCTGGACAAGTTTGCTTGGCGCCTGTAGATCGCATAAGAATATAACGTTAGGAGAATTTACAGCAAATCTCCTTCTTGAGCTGGACCCTAATAATCCTGCAATTTATGTCCTTCTATCAAACATCTACGCAGACGTGGGCAGGTGGGGTGATGTTCAAATggtaagaagattgatgaaaaatggaGAAATTAAAAAGATACCGGGATGTAGCTGGATTGAAGACCAGAAAATTTTACATGCTTTTTGTGTAGGAGACAGATCACACCCACAGACACAAGAGATCTATGCAAAGTTGGAGAAATTGTCTTGGGAGATGAAGGTGGAAGGATATTTGCAAGATTCAAGACATCTACAGGATGATGTGGAGGAGGAGGAAAAGGAATTATTCAACTACCACCATAGTGAGAAGTTGGCAATTGCTTTTGGATTGTTAAACACACCGCCAGGAACAACAATTAGAGTTGTCAAAAACCTTCGAGTATGTGTTGACTGCCACAATGCAACCAAGTTTATCTCCAAGATTGTTGGAAGACAAATTGTTGTGAGAGATGCGAACCGATTCCACCATTTCAAGCAAGGACAATGTTCTTGCGGAGACTATTGGTGA